A section of the Clostridium sp. TW13 genome encodes:
- a CDS encoding ABC transporter permease, which translates to MVNIVKREDCTKVNAFTIKIIAIILALVTSSIIIIALGYNPLEVLVQIFQGAFGSANKIKRTLVDAIPLLGAAIGISYAFRMKFWNIGGNGQILMGGLGATLVALNCTGLNKILVLVLMFVVATLFGGLWGLIAGITKVKFNANETIVTLMLNYIAEKLIMYLQFGPLRDKSAQGFQKIASFSDAARLPSLFGVHIGWIIVLVLVIIYGVYIKKSKSGFEAMVIGEGENTAKYSGIKISKTVLKTIFISGAICGIVGFTQAAGVSHTLNVDLAANAGSTGIIIAWLANLSPVAMTIVSILFAGLVCGGNNIQIVFGIPNAVSLVIQALILFFVLGSQFFIDYRVIFKRKENA; encoded by the coding sequence TTGGTTAATATAGTTAAAAGAGAAGATTGTACAAAAGTAAATGCCTTTACTATAAAGATAATAGCTATAATATTGGCACTGGTTACTTCCTCTATAATCATAATTGCACTAGGATATAATCCTTTGGAAGTATTAGTTCAAATATTTCAAGGTGCTTTTGGATCAGCAAATAAGATTAAAAGAACTTTGGTAGATGCCATTCCGTTATTGGGAGCAGCAATAGGAATTTCTTATGCTTTCAGAATGAAGTTTTGGAACATTGGTGGAAATGGACAAATACTAATGGGAGGCTTAGGTGCAACCTTAGTAGCTTTAAACTGTACAGGCTTAAATAAGATTTTAGTACTTGTATTGATGTTTGTAGTTGCAACATTATTTGGAGGCTTATGGGGACTTATAGCAGGTATTACAAAGGTTAAGTTTAATGCAAATGAAACTATAGTTACATTAATGCTAAATTACATAGCAGAAAAACTTATCATGTACCTTCAATTTGGACCATTAAGAGATAAGAGTGCACAAGGCTTTCAAAAAATAGCTAGTTTTTCAGATGCAGCCAGATTACCTAGTTTATTTGGAGTACATATAGGTTGGATTATAGTATTAGTGTTAGTAATCATTTATGGAGTATATATTAAGAAAAGCAAATCTGGCTTTGAAGCAATGGTTATTGGAGAAGGAGAAAATACAGCTAAGTATTCAGGAATTAAGATAAGTAAAACTGTTTTAAAGACTATATTTATATCAGGAGCCATATGTGGAATAGTAGGTTTCACTCAAGCAGCTGGTGTAAGTCATACTTTAAATGTAGATTTAGCTGCCAATGCTGGTTCAACAGGAATTATAATTGCATGGCTTGCTAATTTATCACCTGTAGCTATGACTATAGTATCTATTTTATTTGCTGGTTTAGTATGTGGTGGTAATAACATTCAAATAGTTTTTGGTATACCAAATGCTGTGTCTTTAGTTATACAAGCTCTAATATTATTCTTTGTATTAGGAAGTCAATTTTTCATAGATTATAGAGTGATATTTAAGAGAAAGGAGAATGCATAA
- a CDS encoding ABC transporter ATP-binding protein, whose translation MNNTPFLSVKGITKSFGSLKANNNISLQINKGEIHALLGENGSGKSTFINILSGIYTKDEGIIEVEGKTVNFRSPKDAKASGIGTVFQHFKLVDNMTALENIVLGEKRGFLKGNKESEKAILAICNEYDLDINLSKRVKDMSIGEKQYLEILKVMYKGAKLLILDEPTTVFTENETIKLFKIMRRLKENNCSVIFISHKMDEVLEISDKITVLRKGEVVETLPTLSTDGKKLAALMVGNEQDLEIRKTDVEKGEVALKVENLSYEKANLNILKDISFDIHRGEVLGVAGIMGSGQVELCDAICGIIKANKGKISINGKECTGKNLRELIAENINVAYIPEDRLNKGLIGTKGIAENLMLRGIYKEKTRFINRSKYVSVANDIIKNLEVKTKGVDYPIKNLSGGNIQKILLGRELSENPSVIIMAYPVRGLDIHTCHKIYELIDEAKKNGSAVLFIGEELDVLIKISDRVMVLNQGKSEGILQDEEITKENIGAMMVGVNAKEREGVEVG comes from the coding sequence ATGAATAATACACCCTTTTTATCAGTAAAAGGCATTACAAAAAGTTTTGGTTCATTAAAGGCAAATAATAATATAAGTTTACAAATTAATAAAGGTGAGATTCATGCTTTATTAGGGGAGAATGGATCTGGGAAAAGTACTTTTATAAATATTCTTTCAGGTATATATACCAAGGATGAAGGAATAATTGAAGTAGAAGGAAAAACAGTTAACTTTAGAAGTCCTAAAGATGCAAAAGCTAGTGGCATAGGAACTGTATTTCAACATTTTAAACTTGTTGATAATATGACAGCGTTAGAAAACATAGTTTTAGGGGAAAAAAGAGGTTTTCTAAAAGGCAACAAAGAAAGTGAAAAAGCTATCCTTGCAATTTGTAATGAGTATGATTTAGACATTAATTTAAGTAAAAGGGTTAAAGATATGTCTATTGGGGAGAAACAGTACCTTGAAATATTAAAGGTAATGTACAAAGGGGCAAAATTATTAATTCTAGACGAGCCAACTACAGTTTTTACTGAAAATGAGACAATAAAGTTATTTAAAATAATGAGAAGATTAAAAGAAAATAACTGCTCAGTAATTTTTATAAGTCATAAGATGGATGAGGTTTTAGAAATCTCTGATAAAATTACAGTGCTAAGAAAGGGTGAGGTAGTGGAAACACTACCTACACTATCTACTGATGGTAAAAAGTTAGCTGCCTTAATGGTAGGTAATGAGCAAGACCTTGAAATTAGAAAGACAGATGTTGAAAAAGGTGAAGTAGCTCTAAAAGTAGAAAATTTATCTTATGAAAAAGCAAATTTAAACATACTTAAGGATATAAGTTTTGATATACACAGGGGAGAAGTTTTAGGTGTTGCAGGTATTATGGGATCTGGGCAGGTAGAACTTTGTGATGCTATATGCGGAATTATCAAAGCTAATAAAGGGAAGATATCTATAAATGGTAAAGAATGTACAGGCAAAAATCTAAGAGAGTTAATAGCTGAAAACATAAATGTTGCCTATATTCCAGAAGACAGACTTAATAAAGGTCTTATTGGAACAAAAGGTATAGCAGAAAATTTAATGCTTAGGGGAATTTATAAAGAAAAAACAAGATTTATAAATAGAAGCAAATATGTTTCTGTAGCCAATGATATAATTAAGAATCTTGAAGTTAAAACAAAAGGTGTAGATTATCCAATAAAAAATTTATCAGGTGGAAATATTCAAAAGATTCTTTTGGGAAGAGAATTGAGTGAAAACCCATCTGTAATAATTATGGCTTACCCAGTAAGAGGACTTGATATTCATACTTGTCATAAGATATATGAGTTAATAGATGAAGCAAAGAAAAATGGGTCAGCAGTGTTGTTTATTGGAGAAGAACTAGATGTATTAATTAAGATTTCTGATAGAGTTATGGTTTTAAATCAAGGAAAATCTGAAGGTATTCTACAGGATGAAGAAATTACTAAAGAAAATATAGGAGCCATGATGGTTGGAGTAAATGCTAAGGAGAGAGAGGGAGTAGAAGTTGGTTAA
- a CDS encoding BMP family ABC transporter substrate-binding protein, with protein MKKVIKLVATALVMSSMLLAGCSSKSEGTSAKNDSKKEVKVGFVYIGDVNDGGYTQAHDTGRKYLEKETGVKTIYKESVKEDKAAVEQVVDDLVDQGANVIVGTSFGFQDGILESAKKYPDVKFLHCSGYELNDNMAQYFGRMYQARYLSGIVAGMKTKSNTVGYVGAFPIPEVIRGINAFTLGLRSVNPKATVKVVWTNTWYDPAKEKDAALALIDKGADVIAQHQDSLGPQQAAESKGVFSIGYDTDMSKSAPKSVLTSTTFDWGKYYVKEIKEIQAGNFKSEKYWGGIETGMVDITPLTSLAPAGAQAKVDAAKADIISGKNKIFVGPIKDQTGAVKVPAGTTMKDDEIWNMKWFVEGVDGSIPKN; from the coding sequence ATGAAAAAAGTTATTAAATTAGTTGCAACGGCACTAGTAATGTCATCTATGCTTTTAGCAGGATGTAGCTCAAAAAGCGAAGGAACAAGTGCAAAAAATGATAGCAAAAAGGAAGTAAAGGTTGGATTTGTTTACATAGGGGATGTAAATGATGGAGGTTATACTCAAGCGCATGATACTGGAAGAAAGTATCTAGAAAAAGAAACTGGAGTAAAGACTATATACAAGGAATCAGTAAAAGAAGATAAGGCAGCAGTTGAACAAGTGGTTGATGATCTTGTAGATCAAGGAGCAAATGTTATTGTCGGTACAAGCTTTGGATTCCAAGACGGTATTTTAGAATCTGCAAAGAAATATCCAGATGTAAAATTCCTTCATTGTTCAGGATATGAACTAAATGATAATATGGCTCAATACTTTGGAAGAATGTATCAAGCAAGATACTTATCAGGAATTGTAGCTGGAATGAAGACAAAGAGCAATACTGTAGGTTATGTTGGAGCATTCCCAATACCAGAAGTAATAAGAGGAATAAATGCATTTACTCTTGGATTGAGATCAGTTAATCCTAAGGCTACAGTAAAGGTTGTTTGGACAAATACTTGGTATGATCCAGCAAAGGAAAAAGATGCAGCTTTAGCTTTAATAGACAAGGGTGCAGACGTAATCGCTCAACATCAAGATTCTCTAGGACCACAACAAGCAGCAGAATCTAAGGGAGTTTTCTCTATAGGATATGATACAGATATGTCTAAATCAGCACCAAAATCAGTATTAACTTCAACAACTTTTGATTGGGGTAAATACTATGTTAAAGAAATAAAAGAAATACAAGCAGGAAACTTCAAATCAGAAAAATATTGGGGTGGAATAGAAACAGGAATGGTTGATATAACTCCATTAACATCTTTAGCACCAGCAGGAGCACAGGCTAAGGTTGATGCAGCAAAGGCAGATATAATATCAGGTAAAAATAAGATATTCGTAGGACCTATAAAAGATCAAACAGGAGCTGTTAAGGTTCCAGCAGGCACAACAATGAAAGATGATGAAATCTGGAATATGAAATGGTTCGTTGAAGGTGTAGATGGTTCAATTCCAAAGAATTAA
- a CDS encoding xanthine phosphoribosyltransferase → MELLKKRILEDGVVLNGNILKVDSFLNHQMDVALFNEFGKEFKRRFSDTKVTKILTIEASGIGIATIVAQHFDNVPVVFAKKMDDSKLGNNVYQSYVHSFTKNKDYFVRVSKDFINEGDQILIIDDFLANGCAAKGLIDIVRQANANPIGVGIVIEKGFQPGREVIESLDVKVESLAIIDRFDNNQVYFK, encoded by the coding sequence ATGGAGTTACTGAAAAAAAGAATCCTAGAAGATGGCGTTGTTTTAAATGGCAACATATTAAAGGTGGACAGTTTTCTTAATCACCAAATGGATGTGGCTCTTTTTAATGAATTCGGTAAAGAATTCAAAAGAAGATTTTCAGATACAAAGGTTACTAAAATACTTACCATAGAAGCATCAGGCATTGGTATTGCAACTATAGTGGCTCAACATTTTGATAATGTGCCAGTGGTTTTTGCAAAGAAGATGGATGATTCAAAGCTTGGAAACAATGTATATCAATCTTATGTTCATTCATTTACAAAAAACAAAGATTATTTTGTCAGAGTTTCTAAGGATTTTATAAATGAAGGAGATCAGATATTAATAATAGATGATTTTTTAGCTAATGGATGTGCTGCAAAAGGTCTTATAGATATAGTGAGACAAGCAAATGCAAATCCAATAGGGGTTGGAATAGTCATTGAAAAAGGATTCCAGCCAGGAAGAGAAGTAATTGAAAGTTTAGATGTTAAGGTTGAATCACTAGCTATTATAGATAGATTTGATAATAATCAAGTTTATTTTAAATAG
- a CDS encoding tRNA 2-thiocytidine biosynthesis TtcA family protein: protein MSDIAGKGCDILVPFNERKPLDEIERSIIKKYRKHIWTKFTRAVRDYKLVEEGDRIAVAISGGKDSLLMAKLFQELKKHGQMNFELEFICMDPGYHENIKELLIDNCKYLNIPLQIYDSNIFEVVDRIAKDYPCYMCARMRRGALYGKAEELGCNKVALGHHFNDVIETTMLNVLYGGNFKTMLPKLKSKNFQKMQLIRPMYYIEEDYIKKFTQNAGIWPLNCACMIAAEKIGNKRYEIKDLIAELKKTFPDVDKSIFKSAENVSMDSILGWEKDEVKHSFLERFEE, encoded by the coding sequence ATGAGTGATATAGCAGGAAAAGGTTGTGACATACTGGTTCCTTTTAATGAAAGGAAACCTTTAGACGAAATAGAGAGAAGTATAATTAAAAAATATAGGAAACATATATGGACAAAGTTTACTAGAGCCGTAAGAGATTATAAATTAGTAGAAGAAGGGGACAGGATTGCTGTAGCAATTTCAGGGGGGAAGGATAGCCTTTTAATGGCTAAGTTATTTCAAGAACTGAAGAAGCATGGGCAAATGAATTTTGAACTTGAATTTATTTGTATGGATCCTGGATACCATGAAAATATAAAGGAATTACTAATTGATAACTGTAAGTACTTAAATATACCACTGCAGATATATGATTCAAATATATTTGAAGTGGTAGATAGAATAGCTAAGGACTATCCTTGCTATATGTGTGCAAGAATGAGAAGAGGAGCTTTATATGGTAAAGCAGAGGAGCTTGGTTGCAATAAGGTTGCACTAGGACATCATTTTAATGACGTAATAGAAACTACCATGCTTAATGTTTTGTATGGTGGAAACTTCAAAACTATGCTGCCAAAGCTTAAGTCTAAAAACTTTCAAAAGATGCAGTTAATAAGACCAATGTATTATATTGAAGAGGATTATATCAAAAAGTTTACTCAAAATGCTGGAATTTGGCCACTTAATTGTGCTTGTATGATAGCTGCTGAAAAGATAGGAAACAAGAGATATGAGATAAAGGATCTTATAGCAGAACTTAAAAAGACTTTTCCAGATGTAGATAAATCAATATTTAAATCAGCAGAAAATGTAAGTATGGATTCTATTTTAGGTTGGGAAAAAGATGAGGTAAAGCATAGCTTTTTGGAAAGATTTGAAGAATAA
- a CDS encoding methyl-accepting chemotaxis protein — protein sequence MKKISNKIIVAIVCCCLLTSIIITAIATIKTKSIIRSGMEDNLVQLSKNKANSINSVLLNAENYIDSIDYFLSTTVDKSKLKGDEKYTADYVKMVDAYVQKISQTYREASSVSVIVNPKLTESLQEITYKRDNLGSDLSKVQRYNKEDFKEDNKKLEWYYKPAQSRYDTWRDPYEDEASKSKRISLTRPLFINDELVAMISVELFFDNYEKMINSLKVYNEGYFFLANNNMEYLVNKKQTAGKSVKAVLGNNINLTKDTSKVQYYNNQGKKSVLYYSKLVNGEILGVTVEESDIFSEMNSSIMVIFIITMGICIAVSILAFVISRKISNPIKDITYLVNVTSDLNLKDQGLGDKINRYKDETGIIGRSVINLRRTLKSIILDIKGCSNETFNHSHNLNIATENLENTAHSINESMTFLAEGSKEQAEKAESGSEKLIYLSDQIENVFHVTDRIKSYLVEVNNVNDEAIKTVEQLVEKIEKAGKAGEKNREQVKDLSDKSKFIEDITVTIGKISEQTKLLALNAAIEAARAGEAGKGFGVVADEIRSLSENTADATKKIGKIIGEICSEINNTEADINKSNSTLAEANHFMENSKNSISDMKVAFDKMNNKVGNLISNIENIRHYKDDVVDSIQGITAIAQESAAAIEEVSASVFDQVESVKNVSQSAEELKEVVTKLENMIGKFSI from the coding sequence ATGAAAAAAATATCTAATAAAATAATTGTAGCTATTGTTTGTTGTTGTTTACTGACATCTATAATTATTACAGCAATAGCTACTATAAAAACTAAGAGTATTATTAGAAGTGGAATGGAAGATAATTTAGTGCAACTCTCTAAGAATAAAGCAAATTCAATTAATAGCGTTTTATTAAATGCAGAAAATTATATTGATAGTATAGATTATTTTTTATCAACAACTGTAGATAAAAGCAAGCTAAAGGGTGATGAAAAATATACTGCAGATTATGTGAAGATGGTAGATGCTTACGTTCAAAAAATATCACAGACATATAGAGAAGCTTCTTCAGTATCAGTGATAGTAAATCCTAAATTAACAGAATCTCTTCAAGAAATAACTTATAAAAGAGATAACTTAGGATCAGATCTTTCAAAGGTTCAAAGGTATAATAAAGAAGATTTTAAAGAAGATAATAAAAAGTTAGAGTGGTATTATAAACCTGCTCAAAGCAGATATGATACTTGGAGAGATCCTTATGAGGACGAAGCTAGCAAGAGCAAGAGAATTTCCCTTACAAGACCTCTTTTTATTAACGATGAACTTGTTGCAATGATATCTGTGGAGTTATTTTTCGATAATTACGAAAAAATGATAAATTCTTTAAAGGTTTATAATGAGGGCTATTTTTTCTTAGCTAATAATAATATGGAGTATTTGGTTAATAAAAAGCAAACTGCGGGCAAGTCTGTTAAGGCAGTGTTAGGTAATAATATAAATTTAACTAAGGACACAAGTAAGGTACAGTATTATAATAATCAAGGGAAAAAATCTGTTTTATATTATAGTAAGCTTGTCAATGGAGAAATATTAGGAGTAACTGTAGAAGAAAGTGATATCTTTAGTGAGATGAATTCCTCTATAATGGTTATTTTCATTATAACTATGGGAATATGTATTGCAGTTTCTATTTTAGCATTTGTTATCAGTAGAAAGATAAGTAATCCAATTAAAGACATTACATATCTCGTAAATGTCACTTCAGACTTAAATTTAAAAGATCAAGGTCTTGGAGATAAGATAAATAGATATAAGGATGAGACGGGTATAATTGGACGTTCAGTAATCAATTTAAGAAGAACATTAAAGAGCATTATTTTAGATATAAAAGGTTGTTCAAATGAAACCTTTAATCATTCACATAACTTGAACATCGCAACTGAAAACTTAGAAAATACAGCTCATAGTATAAATGAATCTATGACTTTCTTAGCAGAAGGATCAAAAGAACAAGCAGAAAAAGCTGAAAGTGGCTCAGAGAAACTAATTTACCTATCAGATCAAATTGAAAATGTATTTCATGTAACTGATAGAATAAAAAGTTACTTAGTAGAAGTTAATAATGTTAATGATGAAGCAATAAAAACTGTAGAACAATTGGTTGAAAAGATAGAGAAGGCTGGAAAAGCTGGAGAAAAAAACAGAGAGCAAGTAAAAGATTTATCAGATAAGTCAAAGTTTATTGAAGATATTACTGTTACTATAGGAAAAATTTCAGAACAAACAAAGCTATTGGCTTTAAATGCAGCTATTGAAGCAGCAAGAGCAGGTGAGGCTGGTAAAGGCTTTGGAGTAGTTGCAGATGAGATAAGAAGTTTATCTGAGAACACTGCGGATGCAACTAAAAAGATTGGCAAAATAATAGGAGAAATTTGCAGTGAAATCAATAATACTGAGGCAGATATAAATAAATCCAACAGCACTTTAGCGGAAGCTAATCACTTTATGGAGAATTCTAAAAATAGTATAAGTGACATGAAGGTTGCCTTTGATAAAATGAACAATAAGGTAGGAAACTTGATAAGCAATATAGAAAATATAAGGCATTATAAGGATGATGTAGTAGATTCAATTCAAGGTATCACTGCTATTGCGCAGGAGTCAGCAGCTGCAATTGAAGAAGTATCTGCTTCTGTGTTTGATCAAGTGGAATCTGTAAAGAATGTATCACAATCAGCAGAGGAACTTAAAGAGGTAGTGACTAAATTAGAGAACATGATAGGGAAGTTTTCAATATAA
- the trhA gene encoding PAQR family membrane homeostasis protein TrhA, whose translation MKKFREPINGFTHLFGAVVSLMGMILMIGKTIIEKGNNLSVSAVIIFGLSLVFLYTASSVYHLVNSTDKVIRFLRKLDHSMIFVLIAGTYTPLCLIALDGTWRWCLFSLIWGIALLGVLFKMFWFNAPRWISTATYIFMGWLVVIAFAPLSKSISIAGFVWMALGGIFYTIGGVMYALKLPNISVKFGFHELFHCFILLGSLSHFILVFNYVI comes from the coding sequence ATGAAAAAATTTAGAGAACCTATAAACGGATTTACCCATTTGTTTGGGGCAGTGGTTTCATTGATGGGGATGATTTTAATGATTGGTAAAACAATTATTGAAAAAGGTAATAACCTAAGCGTAAGTGCGGTGATAATTTTTGGTTTAAGCTTAGTGTTTTTATATACTGCTTCTTCAGTGTATCATCTTGTGAACTCTACAGATAAGGTTATAAGATTTTTGAGAAAGTTAGATCATTCCATGATTTTTGTACTTATTGCAGGAACATATACTCCATTATGCTTAATTGCCTTAGATGGTACATGGAGATGGTGTTTATTTTCATTGATTTGGGGAATAGCTTTGCTTGGAGTGTTATTTAAAATGTTTTGGTTTAATGCACCAAGATGGATAAGCACAGCAACTTATATCTTTATGGGATGGCTTGTGGTAATAGCCTTTGCTCCTTTATCAAAATCTATATCAATAGCAGGTTTTGTGTGGATGGCTTTAGGGGGAATATTTTATACCATTGGTGGAGTGATGTATGCATTGAAATTACCTAATATATCAGTTAAGTTTGGCTTCCACGAATTATTTCATTGTTTCATTCTATTGGGAAGTTTAAGTCATTTTATTTTAGTATTTAATTATGTTATTTAG
- a CDS encoding DUF1836 domain-containing protein, with product MSDNNISDLIKTLSLKDTIKSDEIPDLDLYMDQVITLFENKLSHSKRNETDKLLTKTMINNYAKDKLLLPIVNKKYSRENIILLILIFNLKQSLSIADIKTILSNIGNDDINLIDFYNKYFENTNNDFDDFTNELSDVTIDNDSTEELSLLILSLINKSNMYKKLALDLLDNCITKDDTPKK from the coding sequence ATGAGCGACAACAACATATCAGATTTAATTAAAACTTTATCATTAAAGGATACTATAAAATCAGATGAAATTCCTGATTTAGATCTATATATGGATCAAGTTATCACTCTATTTGAAAATAAGCTTTCACATAGTAAGAGAAATGAAACTGATAAATTGTTAACAAAAACCATGATAAATAACTATGCTAAAGATAAATTGCTTTTACCAATAGTAAATAAGAAATACTCTAGAGAAAATATTATACTTCTAATATTAATTTTTAATTTAAAACAATCTTTATCTATAGCCGATATAAAAACTATTCTATCTAATATAGGCAACGATGATATTAATTTAATTGATTTCTACAATAAATACTTTGAAAACACTAATAATGATTTTGATGACTTCACAAATGAATTATCAGATGTGACTATTGATAATGACTCTACTGAAGAATTAAGTTTATTAATTCTTTCACTAATAAACAAATCAAATATGTACAAAAAATTAGCTCTTGACCTTTTAGACAATTGTATAACTAAAGATGACACTCCTAAAAAATAG